The Leucobacter sp. UCMA 4100 genome window below encodes:
- a CDS encoding superoxide dismutase: protein MMTYTLPELDYDYGALEPHISGKIMELHHSKHHQAYVTGANGAVEALAAARESGDLANVNKLEKDLAFNLGGHVNHSIFWKNLSPNGGGEPEGEIAAAITEYFGSFDGFKKQFNAAAMGVQGSGWSVLAWDTLGQRANVQQFFDQQGNLPAGTVPLLMLDVWEHAYYLDYLNVRANYVDAFWNLVNWEDVAARLERARTQTTGLI, encoded by the coding sequence ATGATGACGTACACACTTCCCGAACTTGATTACGACTATGGTGCTCTCGAGCCGCACATCAGCGGCAAGATCATGGAGCTGCACCACTCGAAGCACCACCAGGCATACGTAACCGGCGCAAACGGCGCGGTTGAAGCACTGGCTGCAGCACGCGAGTCAGGCGATCTGGCAAACGTGAACAAACTTGAGAAAGATCTCGCGTTTAACCTCGGTGGTCACGTGAACCACAGCATCTTCTGGAAGAACCTGTCACCCAACGGTGGCGGCGAACCAGAGGGCGAAATCGCTGCAGCGATCACCGAGTACTTCGGTAGCTTTGACGGTTTCAAGAAGCAGTTCAACGCCGCAGCAATGGGCGTTCAGGGCTCAGGCTGGTCGGTTCTCGCGTGGGACACGCTCGGCCAGCGCGCCAACGTTCAGCAGTTCTTCGACCAGCAGGGCAACCTTCCCGCTGGTACCGTGCCACTGCTCATGCTCGACGTGTGGGAGCACGCCTACTACCTCGACTACCTGAACGTGCGCGCCAACTACGTCGACGCGTTCTGGAACCTTGTGAACTGGGAAGACGTGGCTGCACGCCTTGAGCGCGCACGCACCCAGACAACGGGGCTCATCTAA
- the rapZ gene encoding RNase adapter RapZ has product MTVHSPDQEFLIVTGMSGAGRSTVANALEDLGWYVVDNLPLAMLPTLADMAGKSGALPKIAAVIDIRGNMVFEEIQATITELSESTKVRVVFLDAADDVLVRRYEAVRRPHPLQRDASLSEGIKREREHLLELRATSDVVIDTSRYNVHDLSNHTRELFSDEDTPGLKLTVQSFGFKYGAPTDADLIVDMRFIPNPFWDPELRPLTGQDPAVQEYVLAQEGVTEFLDHYVAALAPVTAGFQRENKRHASLAVGCTGGKHRSVAMARELADRLAALPGVSVSVTNRDLGRE; this is encoded by the coding sequence ATGACCGTGCACTCGCCAGACCAAGAATTCTTGATCGTCACCGGCATGAGTGGGGCCGGCCGCAGTACGGTTGCCAACGCCCTCGAAGACCTCGGGTGGTACGTCGTCGACAACCTGCCGCTCGCCATGCTGCCGACGCTTGCTGACATGGCTGGCAAGTCGGGCGCGTTGCCAAAGATCGCGGCGGTGATCGACATTCGAGGCAATATGGTGTTCGAAGAGATTCAGGCGACCATTACCGAGCTCAGTGAGTCAACGAAGGTGCGCGTCGTGTTTCTCGACGCTGCCGACGACGTGCTTGTGCGCCGCTACGAAGCGGTTCGTCGACCGCACCCGCTGCAGCGCGATGCCTCGCTCAGTGAGGGCATTAAGCGTGAACGTGAGCACCTGCTTGAGTTGCGTGCGACGAGCGATGTCGTGATCGACACCTCGCGTTACAACGTGCACGATCTTTCGAACCATACCCGCGAGCTCTTCTCAGACGAAGACACACCCGGGTTGAAACTCACCGTTCAATCTTTTGGTTTTAAATACGGGGCGCCGACCGACGCCGACCTTATCGTTGACATGCGCTTCATCCCGAACCCCTTCTGGGATCCCGAGCTGCGCCCGCTCACGGGGCAAGATCCAGCGGTTCAAGAATACGTTCTTGCGCAGGAGGGCGTCACCGAATTTCTCGATCACTATGTCGCCGCACTCGCGCCAGTAACGGCAGGTTTTCAACGAGAAAATAAGCGACACGCGTCGCTTGCTGTCGGTTGCACTGGAGGAAAACACCGCAGTGTCGCAATGGCACGCGAACTTGCCGATAGACTAGCGGCTCTGCCCGGTGTCAGCGTGAGCGTTACGAACCGCGACCTGGGCCGCGAATAA
- the uvrC gene encoding excinuclease ABC subunit UvrC, whose translation MTGFTDTRAEWRPKNSEIPTQPGVYRFSDVQGRVLYIGKAKSLRNRLLNYFGQMDRLAPRTQRMLQLARGVDWTVVGTDTESLILEHTWINEFSPPFNVQFRDDKSYPYLAVTLGDEAPRLVMTRNRRYKGAKYYGPYPKVWAIKQLMSALQQAFPIRTCNDADYNRAMRSGRPCLGGQIGRCFGPCSKLVTVEEHRARINQLVAFLNGQDKGFIRRLEDEMRTAALDQEYERAAEVRDQIEGARLALEQNVMVLGEGEDLDVFGFAMDDLSAAVHMFIVRDGRIRGEHAWVVDVELDNTMGRLAEFALQSAYDLESVPPTILVPAIPESAKELVTALSDHRPRGGKVNVLVPERGEKKQLLDRANLNAGEQLIRYNMRRAADIVTRTDALGEIQAALGLAEAPLRIECIDVSHLQGTNVVASLVVFEDGMPAKNEYRKYSIEETTDDTDSIYQVVKRRAKRIVEYLESDGIEGAQARRQVPQLIVVDGGQPQVNAAYRALTEEGLTSVGVCGLAKRMEELWLPDDPFPVILPRSSEALFLLQRLRDEAHRVAITYQRAKRKRDIHTQLSEVPGLGPKRTKQLLSHFGSVKRLRAAGAEEIATIPGFSETLARAISEHLADVHNPAESGILNAANNTPGAEEK comes from the coding sequence ATGACGGGGTTCACTGACACTCGGGCCGAGTGGCGGCCAAAGAACTCTGAGATACCCACACAACCTGGCGTCTATCGCTTCTCTGATGTTCAGGGCCGCGTGCTGTACATCGGCAAGGCGAAGTCGTTGCGTAATCGACTGCTCAATTACTTTGGGCAGATGGATCGCCTCGCTCCGCGAACGCAGCGCATGCTGCAGCTCGCGCGAGGGGTCGACTGGACGGTGGTGGGAACCGACACCGAGTCGCTCATTCTCGAGCACACCTGGATCAACGAATTCTCACCGCCATTTAACGTTCAGTTTCGTGACGACAAGAGCTACCCGTATCTTGCGGTGACGCTTGGCGACGAGGCCCCAAGGCTCGTTATGACGCGCAACCGTCGGTACAAGGGGGCTAAATATTATGGGCCTTACCCCAAGGTATGGGCCATTAAACAGCTGATGTCTGCACTCCAGCAGGCGTTCCCGATTCGCACCTGCAACGATGCCGACTACAACCGAGCGATGCGGTCAGGGCGGCCGTGCCTAGGCGGGCAGATCGGGCGCTGTTTCGGCCCGTGCTCGAAGCTCGTCACGGTCGAAGAACACCGTGCGCGCATTAACCAGCTCGTGGCGTTCTTGAACGGTCAAGATAAAGGCTTCATACGGCGGCTCGAAGACGAAATGCGCACCGCGGCGCTCGACCAGGAGTACGAGCGTGCCGCAGAGGTGCGTGATCAGATCGAGGGAGCGAGACTCGCGCTCGAGCAAAACGTGATGGTGCTCGGCGAGGGGGAAGACCTCGACGTGTTTGGTTTCGCGATGGACGACCTCTCAGCGGCGGTGCACATGTTCATTGTGCGAGACGGTCGCATTCGTGGCGAGCATGCCTGGGTGGTCGATGTCGAGCTTGATAACACCATGGGCCGTCTCGCCGAGTTCGCCCTGCAATCGGCCTATGACCTCGAATCGGTTCCGCCGACGATTCTCGTTCCCGCCATTCCCGAGAGCGCGAAAGAGCTCGTGACGGCGCTCAGTGATCATCGCCCTCGCGGTGGCAAGGTGAACGTTCTCGTGCCAGAACGAGGCGAGAAGAAACAGCTGCTCGACCGCGCGAACTTGAACGCCGGAGAACAGCTCATTCGCTATAACATGCGCCGGGCTGCCGATATCGTGACGAGAACTGACGCCCTCGGTGAAATACAGGCCGCGCTCGGCCTCGCTGAGGCGCCCCTTCGCATCGAGTGTATTGACGTCTCACATCTGCAGGGCACGAACGTGGTCGCCTCTCTCGTCGTGTTTGAAGACGGAATGCCCGCGAAAAACGAATACCGGAAGTACTCAATTGAAGAGACGACCGATGACACCGACTCGATTTATCAGGTGGTCAAACGGCGTGCGAAACGTATCGTCGAGTATCTAGAGAGCGACGGTATCGAGGGTGCCCAGGCCCGCCGGCAGGTGCCCCAGCTCATCGTCGTTGATGGCGGGCAGCCGCAGGTCAACGCTGCGTACAGAGCACTCACCGAAGAAGGTCTCACCTCGGTCGGCGTGTGCGGGCTCGCAAAACGTATGGAGGAGCTGTGGCTTCCCGACGACCCATTCCCGGTCATCTTGCCCCGTTCGAGCGAGGCACTGTTCTTGTTGCAACGCCTGCGCGATGAGGCACACCGGGTCGCCATTACCTACCAGCGCGCCAAGCGGAAGCGAGACATTCACACGCAGCTCTCAGAGGTGCCAGGACTTGGCCCCAAGCGCACGAAGCAGTTGCTCAGCCACTTCGGCTCGGTGAAGCGCCTCCGGGCTGCGGGAGCGGAAGAAATCGCGACGATCCCCGGCTTTAGCGAGACGTTGGCCCGGGCAATTTCTGAGCATCTCGCAGACGTTCACAACCCGGCCGAAAGCGGTATTCTGAATGCAGCCAATAACACCCCCGGAGCGGAAGAGAAGTGA
- the whiA gene encoding DNA-binding protein WhiA has product MASTADIKNELVTVRPQATRERIAEVTTILRFAGGLHVISGRIALEAELHTAHIVQRVRRDLHEIYGVRAEAKQMRPSSNRGSAPEFLVRVLNGETLARQLGLLDAQRRQIRGLPNNVTTGRREELAAAWRGAFLARGALITHGRSMSLEVVAPGNEAAMALVGAAGRLGIAAKAREIRSQVKVMIKDEEAIGEMLLLMGAPKALEEWNNVRTQRENRANANRLVNFDDANLRRSAQASVHACARVQRALEILGDEVPEHLKYAGELRLAHREASLNELGSKADPVLTKDAVAGRIRRLLAMADKEAEDRGIPGTDITLPEDTL; this is encoded by the coding sequence TTGGCGTCGACTGCCGACATTAAAAATGAGCTCGTGACTGTGCGTCCACAGGCCACACGCGAGCGAATTGCTGAAGTGACGACCATTCTGCGTTTTGCAGGAGGGCTGCACGTCATTTCAGGTCGAATTGCTTTAGAAGCTGAGCTGCACACCGCTCACATCGTGCAACGCGTACGCCGCGACCTGCATGAAATTTACGGTGTTCGTGCCGAAGCAAAGCAGATGCGCCCCTCAAGTAACCGGGGGAGTGCTCCCGAGTTCTTGGTTCGCGTGCTGAACGGTGAAACGCTCGCCCGTCAGCTCGGGTTGCTCGACGCGCAACGTCGTCAGATTCGAGGTTTGCCAAACAACGTCACAACTGGCCGTCGCGAAGAGCTTGCTGCCGCATGGCGTGGCGCTTTCCTCGCCCGTGGGGCGCTCATCACGCACGGTCGTTCGATGAGCCTCGAGGTGGTTGCCCCCGGAAACGAGGCGGCGATGGCTCTCGTTGGTGCAGCTGGCCGTTTGGGCATCGCCGCGAAAGCGCGCGAGATCCGCTCGCAGGTCAAAGTGATGATCAAAGACGAAGAAGCGATTGGCGAGATGCTGTTGCTCATGGGAGCGCCAAAGGCTCTCGAAGAGTGGAACAACGTTCGCACGCAGCGCGAGAACCGCGCCAACGCTAATAGGCTCGTCAACTTCGACGACGCGAACCTACGCCGAAGCGCTCAGGCCTCGGTGCACGCCTGCGCAAGGGTGCAGCGTGCCCTCGAGATTCTCGGCGATGAGGTTCCCGAACACCTGAAGTACGCGGGTGAACTTCGCCTTGCGCACCGTGAGGCGAGCCTCAACGAGCTCGGCTCCAAAGCCGACCCGGTGCTCACGAAAGATGCGGTCGCTGGCCGCATTCGCAGGCTTCTCGCGATGGCCGATAAAGAGGCAGAGGATCGTGGCATCCCGGGCACCGATATTACGCTGCCCGAGGACACTCTGTGA